The segment GACCACAAGTAGGCATCCTCGGCCAATGAGTCAAGTCTTGGGCCTTGCTCCTTGTTGGACAAGGGAAACCCCGGGGGGGCTGAGGTCTTATTCCGGGTTTGCACGCCTGGAAACACGGATGTAGAAAAGCGCAAGGAATATCAGGCGCGGTCAGGCGCCAGTCATTAGAGTCGTTTCATGACAGAGGGACACATGACCAAACAGACACAGGGAAGCTATCAGGAACGCCTGAATCGGGTGCTGGACCATATGGAACGGCATTTGGATGACGATTTGGCCTTGGACGAACTGGCGGCAGTGGCCTGCTTTTCACCATATCATTTCCACCGGATCTTCAGTGGGATGGTGGGTGAAGGCGTCAAGGCCCACCTGCGACGGCTCAGGCTGGAGCGTGCAGCCAATCGACTGACATTTACGGAGCTTCCGGTCACGGATATCGCCCTGAATGCAGGCTACGACAGTCCCGAGGCCTTTTCTCGAGCTTTCAGGAATCTGTTTGAGTTGTCCCCGGTCCGGTATCGGGAGCTGGCCTTGGCAGGAGGATTGCCTCCGGCTTCGGGACGTTCCAGCGTGGCCCTGTGCCGAGCCTGTGAACTCATTCAGGAGGGAAAATTGACCATGGAAGCGACTATCAAGGAATTGCCTGAATTGAACGTGGCCTATGTGCGCCATGTGGGGCCGTATGAGATGTGTGAATCGGCCTGGGAGGCCGTGTGCGGTTGGGCAGCGCCCAAGGGACTGCTGGGACCGAATACGGCCATTGTTGGTTTGTGCCACGATGACCCTGAGATCACGCCGCCCGAGAAGATTCGCTATGATGCCTGTCTGACGGTTCCCGAAGGGGTACAGGCTGAAGGTTCGGTGGGCGTCAAGACCATCGGAGGCGGGCGGTACGCCGTGACCGTGCACAAGGGCCCCTATGCGAACCTGCACGCTACTTATGCCTGGCTGTGTGGCGTCTGGGTGGTGGAGAATGGTCATGAACTGGCCAGTGAACCCTCTCTGGAGTTCTATCTGAACAACCCGGAGCAAACTCCGCCCGAAGAGCTGAGGACCGAGGTGCATGTGCGTCTGGCCTAGGTCGGTTGATGCCGTTTCAAACGTGTTCGGGCGGGATCGTTCTGCTTGCGCGACGCGGACGAGCCTCGGCAGAAGAATTGATGCGATGGGTCGCCTTCCGGACGGGGGGCGGCCTTTACAGTTTGGGGACGTCGGATTCCTCATGCCCATAACGAGCCAGCAGCGCATCCAGGTGTTCCTTGATGGCGTGGCAGTCGCCGCCGATGAAGGTGCCCCTGACCCTGATGGAGTTGGGGGCGTTCTTGACCGGGCGGCCATCGATGTGGTTCAGGGCTGGTTTGTCATCCTTGAAGAGGATGACCAGGTTCTGGACGCCTTTCTTGTTCCAGGCCGGATGCACACAGACCATGCGCGCCACCTCCGGCCAGGGGATGAGGATTTCATGCTTCCAGCAGCCCACGCGGATGCCACGCTCGTCGGCTTTGAGGCAATAGCGGGTCAGAATTGCGGTTTTCAGCTCCGGCCCGCAGGCCATGAGTATGCCAACGAAAAGAGCGACAAAGATCAAGGCCTCGGTGCCCCATTCCGGGGTGCGGATGATGAGCACCAGCAGCGACCCGAGCAGCAGGGCCAAAGCAATGCCATAGGTGGTCATCAAACCTTTGTTCAGGGGCACTTCCACGGTGTCAGTCATGCGTTTGGTCCTTGAGCCAGATGTCCATGGCTGTCTTGATCGTTTGCGGGGCGGGGCCCAGGTACAGGCCAGCCAGGGTTAGTGTGTCACCATTTCGCAGGGTCAGGATGAGGTTCTCGTAGCGGCGTTTGGGAGCTTGGGCGGTGGAGCAGGAGGCGATGTCCTTCCATGGCAGCAATTGTGGCTCGCGGGTGGTGTTCACGAGCAGCCCTTCAGGCCCCATCTCCAAGGCGTAGTCTCGTCCGATGACCAGCACCAGCTTGTTGACGTTGACCAGAAACAGGCTCAGGCAGGCGACCATGGCAGCCACGGCCCCAGCATTCCATCCTCCCAGCCGCCAGCAGAAGAATCCCAACACGGATAAGGTCAGAACAAAGAGCAGGGTCTGAGTGACCAGTCGTTGCTTGTTCCAGGGGATGTGTAGAGGCTCGGGCATGGTCGCTACTCCGGCTTGAGACCCAGGCGTTTCAGATCGTCCAAATCCGAGGCCGCGGCTTCGCCCCTGGTGGTCAGATAGTCACCGATCATCAGTCCACTGGCTCCGCAGGTCAGGGCCTCGGCCTTGCGCGAGCCGAAGACCGCCGGGCGCCCCCCACAAATGCGGATATGCTGTTGTGGCAGGATGAAGCGCAAGAGAGCCACGATGCGGATGGCTTCTTCGGGCAGCATGATGTCGCGTTTCCCGTAGGGAGTGCCGGGAATGGGGGTCAGGAAATTCACGGGTATGGAGTCCACCCCCAGGCTGCGCAGTTCCAGAGCCAATTCCACGCGGTGGTCCCAGTTCTCGCCCAGGCCGAATAGTCCTCCGCAGCAGACGTAGAGGTCTGCCTCCATGGCGGCACGGACGGTGGCGACGTCCTCGTCGTAGGCGTGGGTGGTGCAGACCTCGGGGAAAAAGCTGCGCGCGGTCTCCAGATTGTGATGATAGGCCTGCAGGCCTGCGGCTTTCATGGCCTGGAGTTGCTCGGGGTGCAGAATGCCCACCGAGGCATCGGCGGCCAGGCCCAAGGTTCTGATGCCGTTGATGGCTTTCAGCAACTGCTCGAAATCGTCGCCAGTCAGCCCCTTGCCGCTGGTGACCACGGCGAATCGGCTGGCTCCGGCCTCGCGCATGGCTCGAGCTGCAGCCAGAATTTTGTCCACGTCGATGAAGGGGTATTCATCGCATTGCGTATCGTGGTGCGAGGACTGCGCGCAGAATTTGCAGTTTTCGGAGCAGCGGCCCGATTTTGCGTTGACGATGGAACACAGGCTCATGACTCCGGGAAAATGGCTTTCCTTGAGGCGCAGGGCGGCTGCGGCCAGTGCGGAAAGGTCATCCCCCTGGGCAGAACTCACGCGCTTGCCCAGGTCGTAGGCTTCCTGATCACTCAGGGGAGTGCCGCCGAGGATGCGTTCGGCCAGATTCTGGAAAAATTCACTCATGACTGGTCCTTCCAGTTCCACCACTTGAGGCGTGCGGGGTCGTGTTGTGTCTCGCTGGCAAAATAGACAGCGCAGCGGAAGACATACAGTACGCAGCGGTCCACGTGACAACCTTCAAGCTCCATCAAGCGATCGTACATGGCTTGGGGGTCCTGATCGGCAAGGGCGCTGACGGAGGTGAATCCCAGGCGGTAGAGATCTTCGGACAGGCTTGGGCCTACCCCGGGAATGCGTTTCAGGTTGCGGATGGATTCGGTTTTGCTCATGGGGGGGATGTAGCGTGAAGGCGGTGGAAAGGGAAGGGCTGTGCGTTGCTGCAATCAGGGCTGTGAGCCTGCAATCGCAGTTCGGGAGATATGGTCGTGGCCCGGTCCGGGGCGATCAGTACAGGTGGCAGGCCGTGAAGTGCTCGGGACGTACTTCCTTCCACTGTGGGGGCTGGGTCGAGCATGCGGGCATGGCTTCGGGGCAGCGGGGATGGAAGGGACACCCTCCGGGCGGGTTGATGGGGCTCGGTGGGTCGCCCTGGACATGCAGTTGGATGCGTTCTCCCTGGGGATCGGGCTTGGGAATGGCTCCCATCAATGCCTTGGTATAGGGGTGCAAGGGCTCGCGAAACAGATCCTCGGAATTGGCCAGTTCCATCAGTTTGCCCAGGTACATCACCACCACCCTGTCGCTGATGTGCCCTACCACGGCCAGGTCATGGGAGATGAAGACATAGGTCAGGCCGAGTTTGTTTTGCAGTTCACCCAACAGGTTGACCACCTGGGCCTGGATGGAAACATCCAGAGCAGAGACGGGTTCATCGCAGACCACGCAATCCGGATTCAGGGCCAAGGCTCGTGCAATGGCCACACGCTGGCGTTGGCCACCGGAAAATTCATGCGGATAGCGCGTGACCTGTTCGGGACGCAGACCGACCCAGGACAGAAGCTCCAAAACTCGCTCTTTGCGCTCGGCGGCGGGCATCCCGTGGATTTTCAGAGGTTCACCAATGGTGGCTCCGATGTTGCGCCGGGGGTTCAGAGACGAGAATGGATCCTGAAAAACCATCTGGATGTTTTTGGGGTAGCTACGCAGGAACTCGCCCGGAGCGTTCCAGATGTCCATGCCTTCCAGGGTGATGGAGCCGGAGGTGGGGCGTTCAAGGCGTAGCAACAGGCGCGCCAAAGTGGATTTTCCACAGCCGGATTCACCCACCAGTCCAAGGGTTTCACCACGCATTACATCGAGGTTCACTCCGTCCACGGCGTGGACAACGGCCTTGTCGATGCCCATGACTCCGCCGGAGACGGGGTAATGCTTCTTGAGGTTACGGATGCTGATGAAGGTCTCTATGGCTTTTGCTCCTGTTGATGTCGCTGCTTTGTATAACGCAAGGCGCGGCCAGGGGAAAGGGGTTGATTCTTGATGATTCGATCCGGTGGCAACCCGGATGGAAGAAATTCATCATTGTGCAAGGGGTCCTTGCAATCATCAGCAGACGTCGAGTAGGGTCGCGACTCGTTGTGGGCTATTGCCCTGTATAAGGAGAACCGTATGATTAAAAGATTGGCATGTATCTATTTGTTTTCATTTGTCATACTGATGTCTATGGCGGCCGGGGCGCAGGATTTGCACGTCGTGACCGAAGACTATGCTCCTTACAATTATTCGGAAAATGGTGAGATTGTCGGCTTCTCGACAGAGGTTCTGCGGGCGATACTGAAGCGAGCCGAGGTTGGCTATCAGATTGAGATGTTGCCTTGGGCGCGAGCCTATCGCATTGCCCAGGGTGCCAAGGGTGTACTCATCTATTCCATGGCACGAACTCCAGAGCGGGAGAATCAATTCCATTGGGTGGGCCCTCTGGCGCCACGCAGTGTGCATCTGTTTCGTCTGGCGACCCGCAGGGATATTGCTCCGAAAACTGATGCCGAGTTGACGGGCTACAGGATGGGGGTTGTCCGGGCGGATGCCACAGAGGCGTTGGCGCTTGGGTGGGGGTTTGTCCCCGACAAGAATCTGATGGTGGCCAAGGATATTGCTCAGCTGCTGCGATTGCTCGATGCCGGGCGAATCGATGTTGTGCCAGCCAACCCATTGATGTTTCAGCATGACCTCAAACGCGATGGTCGCAATGCTGCTGACTATCCATCCTGCTATTCAGTGAACTTTGATGATGGATATTATTTAGGTATCAGTCGAGGCAGCAATCCCCGATTGATAGAGCGGATTCGCAAGGCGTTTGATGCTCTTTCCAAAGAAGGGGTGCTGGACCAGATCCGCAGCCGTTATGAAGGGTTGATGTTTAAGTAACCATTATCCCGTTTTTTTGTTCTTCCCGCCAGCGCAGGCTATTGTTCTTTGTTCAGCTCGTGTTCCAGCACAATGATGGGAATGGCGAAGAGCAGATACGGCAGGAAGTCCAGCCCGATCTGAAAGATGCTGGTGTCCCCAGCCATGGTTGCCACGCCCAGCACATCCCCGAAATTCTTGAGCAACACATAGAATGCACCCATGGTCAACGTGCCCTGGTAAGTCATGCGCCATTGCCCGGGGGCAAAGCGGATGAAGATCCGGCCCCAGGCCAGTTGCAGGCAACCCATCAGACACAGGGTGAACAGAACCACCGTGCCGATACTCTTGAGGACGAACAGGGGGTGGCTTGCATAGGCCAGACTCCAGAGATCGGTAAATGAGGTGGTGAGCCAGAGTACGGCAAGCAGGATGGAATAGGGCTTCATATAGTGTCCTTTTTTAGTGTTGTAGCATGGATTCCAGCGCTTTACTAAAAGTACCAGCGCCAACTACGTCCCGCGAGATAGAGATCCCGCAACGTCTTGATGCCACCACTTCGCAGTTTCTTGACAAGAAATAGAAACAGGTAGGCCGTCTGCATGGCATCGTACAAGGCATTGTGCTGATTGAACGACGGCAGGCCGTAGCGGTTCGAGAGGTCGTACAATTGGTAGGACACCTGGCCGTCGAACTGGTCGTAGTAATTTTCCCATAACTCCTGCTGGTAGATCTGGGACAGACGCATGGTGTCGATGCACGGGGTGGAAAGCTTGCCGCCCAGAATGTCCGTGCCTGCCCGATTCAGAAAGCTCATATCCAGTCCGATATTGTGCCCCACAATCAATGAGTGGCCGCAGAAATTCATGAACTCCGGGAAGATCGTGCGGAGCCTGGGTGCGTCTTTGAGCATCTCTGGGGTGATGCGGTGGATCATGGTGGAGAGCTTGGGCAACTCGCCTTTGGGCGCCACCAGAGAGTAGTACGAGTTTGCCGTGATGGAGAGATTCTTGATGCGCACCGCGCCGATGGAAACGATCTCGTCGGTGCGGGACGACAGGCCGGTCAACTCGGTGTCCACCACGCAGAATTCGTAATCGGCCAAGGGGCGATCCTGATCGAAATCACTAAAGTACTCGGCGTTTTCGCGTAGGACTGGATTTTCGGGTGGATGCCGAAACAGACCCAGAGCCCTGTCGATGAACGATGGTGTTGTGGCTGCGGCGATCATGACTATTTTCCCGTGCTCCCCGTTATTATTGTGTAGGCAGTTCAGGATGGATCGAGAACAAGGCGCAAGGAACCAACGAGGCCGAAGTGGATTTGGTCATCTCTGCGGAGTTGTTGGTTCCGAAGCAACACAGTAATCGACCCATGATAATCTGCTACCCGACGTTGAGGCGAAACACGTCCTTGGTGAAGGACTGCAATCCGCCGATGACCCCGAAGGCTTCCTTGAGGGTCTGTTTTTCAAGATCGGACAGGTCGGCCGGATTGACGTGGTTGTCCGGTTGTTGCCCGTTGTTGATCTGCGTCATCTGGTGCACGAGCCTGAGTTGCATCAGGAATTCATACGCTTCCACTGCTTCCACGATGAGGTCCGGGGCCACGTGTCCGCGTTCCTTGAGCAGCTCCAGGCGATCCAGGGTGTTGGTCTCAGTGATCTTGTGCTTCAGGGCAAAGAGTCGCCCGAAATCCACAAAGGGCACCAGCCCGCTCTTTTTCAGGTCCAGACGGTCTTTGTGTTCGCCGTTTTTCTCAACGATGAATCCTCGGAAAAAAGAGAGTGGGGTCCGGGCGGTCATGCAATCCTTGGCCAGATAACGCAGGAATACACTTTCTCGTGCGGCGTGCAGAGTCACGTGCTTGCGCAGGGATTGGCCCAGGGAAAGTTGTCCGTAACCGGGCCGGAAATCGAAAAAGATGGTGGCATTCAGAACTTCTGCCGGCTCGGGGCGCAGGATCATGCGTTCGAAGTAGTCGCGGCAGATGGTGAAGGGCTGCCGCCATTTGGGGTTGGAGGCCATCATCTCGCCCGGGCACAGGGGATAGCCGCATTGCACCAGGTGCGCGATGGCGGCTTCGGTGAAGCGTGCGAAGTAGTCCTTGGCTGCTCGTGCTTCGTCCTCGCCCACGGGATCCCGATAGACCAGCGCGTTGTCCTGATCCGTATGGAAGGTCTGTTCCTTGCGGCCTTCGGAACCCATCAGGATCCAGCAGAAGGGCACGGGCGGTGGTCCCATTTCGTCCTGAAGCATGTTCAAAAGTTTTTCCAGAATCAGATCGTTCATGACCGTGATCATGCGCGTGATGTTTCCGGCCTTGGCTCCTTCCTCGATGAGGCTGCCCACGGTGACAGGCACCTTTTGTGAAAGGGGGTACAGTCCCGCGATGTCGCGTACGGTCATGATTTCGCGGAACAGGGAGACGGGTGAGCGGCCCTGGATGAGCATGATGTCGTGGGAGGTGATCATGCCCTGTACCTCGCCGTGGCGGGTGACGGCCAAGTGATGAATCTGAGCGCTCATCATCTTGAGCAAGGCATCGAAGCAGGGCTCGCGATGCGGGACCGTGGCCAAGGGGGAACTCATGATGAATTCCACAGGGGCGTCGGTGGATTCACCTTCGGCCACGGCGCGCCGAAGGTCCTTGTCCGTGACGATGCCAGTAGCTTCGCCACTGGGGTCAGTCACCAGTAGCGAGCCGATGTTCTTGTTGTTCATGATCTGTGCTGCTTCGCGGATGCTGCGACCATTGGCGATCATCATGGGCGCACGCTTGACGATGTCTCCCACGCGTGATGCGAACAGATACAGGGGGCTTGTGGCGCAGAGGTCCGCGTGTTGCCTTCTCAGTTCCGAGAAGGCCTTGGCAATATAGCTCTCGGAAAAACTGTGCAGATAATATTGGGCAAGAGCCGGATGTGCGGCCACGACCTTGCGGAATAATACCGCTGGAATCTTGAAGCAGAAGGTGTCCTCGATGGTCTCGGCAGACAAACTGGCCGGTGCGTCGCGGATGGCGCCCAATGCTCCCACGGCCTGGCCTTCGCCCCGGTAGTCGATGGGTTTTTCCTCGCCTTGATCCTGAATGAGGGTCAGCTTGATTGCGCCGCTGCGCACCACGAGGACATCCTCGATGATGGTTTCATTCTGGGTCAGCAGGCGGGTGCCCTTGGGGTAGAAGTCGATGGCGCATTCTGAGGCCAATGCGTTCAGCTCGGCTTCGGGCAGATCTGAAAAAGGAAGCGTCTTTTCCAGAAATGGAACCAGCTCTGCCGCTTGTGCGGTGAAGACGTCGCTGCTGTTGACCATGATTCTCCGCCCGGTTTGTTGTTCCAGTACGGGGCGTGTCTTTCACGCCCCGTACTGGTTTTTGTTTGACTTTCAGTGGTCTCGCATCGCCAATCTTTGGCGGATGATGATTTCTCACAAATGGTATTTAAAGCCTCTGCGAATATTACCTTTAACCGAATGTCGTTCAGAATCCAGGCTGGGTCGGCGCAAGGACTGTTCAGGTCCGAAGCATATCTGCAATATGCGAAGAGTTGAACGGTTTGCAGCAACACCCCCAGCCTGGATAAATGGACGACATTCTAGTGGTCGACGGCCATGCCCGCCCCACGAGGGAAGCGCACGTTGTCCACCAATTCCTGAATCTCCTTGGGAGGCGCAGGAGTCACCAGCGAGACACCGATGATCATGGCGAAGTTCAGGAGCATGCCGATGAAGCCGATGCCTTCAGGGCTGATATCCATGAACCACCAGCCCACACCCAGGAACTTGGTCTGGATGATATAGAGCATGGTGAAACCAATACCTGCAACCATACCCGCGATGGCGCCTTCACGCGTGGCCCGTTTCCAGAAGATGCCAAGCACCAGGATCGGGAAGAAGCTCGACGCACCGAGGCCGAAGGCCAGGGCCACAACCTGGGCCACGAAGCCCGGCGGGTTGATGCCGAAGTAACCAGCCACACAGACAGCCACACCGATCATCACACGGCCAACGGCCAGACGCGACTTTTCGGACGCATTGCGGTTGATGAGCCTGTAATACAGGTCATGGGAGATGGATGAGGCAATGACCAGCATCAGACCCGAAGCAGTGGACAGGGCCGCAGCCAGGCCACCAGCAGCAACCAGGGCGATGACCCAGGCGGGCAGACCGGCGATTTCGGGGTTGGCGAGCACCATGATGTCACGGTCCACATACAGTTCGTTGGTCGAGCTTGAGGGCGCATTGCTGATCGAGCGTTCGCCATGAGTACCAAGGGCGCCAGTGAATGATGGCTTGCCGACAAAAGCAGCGCCAGCGCGATACTGGATGATGCCGTCGTTGTTCTTGTCCAGCCAGGCGATGAGGCCGGTGGTTTCCCAGTTGTTGAACCAGGTCGGGGCTTCGGCATAGGTCTTTTCATTGATGGTGTTGACCATGTTGTAGCGCGCAAAACTCGCAACAGCCGGGGCTGTGGTGTAGAGAATGGCGATGAACAGCAGGGCATACCCGGCGGACAGGCGTGCGGCGCGAACGCTGGGCACGGTGTAGAAACGGATGATGACGTGGGGCAGACCCGCAGTACCAACCATCAGGCTCATGGTCATGGCAAACACATCCAGCATGGATCTATTGCCGGGGCCAAAGGCCGAGGTGTATTCGCGGAAGCCCAGATCAGTGCCGATCTGGTTCAGCGTGTCGAGCAGATATTTGCCCGCGTCAGGACCGGAGATGATGGTGCTGCCGAAACCGATCTGGGGGATGGCAACGCCCGTGATCTTCACGGAGATAGCCACAGCCGGGATCAGGAAGGCCACGATGAGTACGCAGTACTGGGCGACCTGAGTCCAGGTGATGCCCTTCATGCCGCCGAGTCCCGCGTAGATGAACACGATGACCATGCCGATGACCACGCCCGTGTTCACGTCCACTTCCAGGAAGCGGGAGAACACGATGCCGACGCCGCGCATCTGCCCGGCAACGTAGGTCAGGGACACGAAAATGGCGCAGATCAGTGCCACCAGTCGTGCGATATTGGAATAATAGCGGTCACCCACGAAGTCCGGGACAGTGAATTTGCCGAACTTGCGGAGGTAGGGTGCCAGAAGCAGGGCCAACAGTACATAACCGCCGGTCCAGCCCATCAGGTACACTGCACCGGTGTATCCCTGGAAGGAAATGATGCCTGCCATGGAGATGAACGAGGCTGCGCTCATCCAGTCCGCGGCGGTGGCCATGCCATTGGCCAGCGGCGGGACACCGCCCCCGGCCACGTAAAAACCTTTGGTATCTTTGACTCGTGAGAGCCAGGCGATGGTGATGTAGACCCCGAAGGTCAATCCCACCATGACGTATGTCCAGCCTTGAATGCCCATGACAATCTCCTGTGTGTTAGCGGCTTATTCGTCCACGTCGTATTTTCGGTCCAACCGCAGCATCAGCAGGTAGTAGACATAGATCAGGATGACGAAGACATAGATGGAGCCCTGTTGGGCAAACCAGAATCCCAAGGGGAAGCCCCCCATGCGGAAGGCGTTCAGCGGCTCGACAAAAATAATGCCGCAGCCGTAGGAGACCAATGCCCAAATGGACAGCAGGATAATCATGTACCCAAGGTTCTGTTTCCAATACTCTTTCATAATGTACCCCCAGTCCGTTGGTTTTGGCCGCTGCCACGTTGTTGCGCGCGTTGTTGCAGCAGAAGCCATTGACTGATTGTGCTGTTGTATACGCCCATAATCCACAACGCATTTCATTTTCGGTGAGCGGTTGAAAAATGCGTTGGCAAAGCGGGTGAAAACGAGCGATTACCGTTCCCCTTGTTTGTCGCGCCGCTTAATTTGTTAAAGTGACCGTCCGCCCCTGGCAGGGCTCCGATGACAACTGGAGTACGGTATTATGGCCGTGGTCAGGACCGGTGACGGTCTGATATTCACCTTTTGCGTTCAATCTGATACCAACGGTGGGAGTTGGTGTGACTGAAACCACCCTTGAATCGAGACCGAACCGGCCTGTGTGCCATTGAGGACCGTGCAATGATGATCAGTTTTCTCGACGTCGTATTCGCCGTGATCGCCTTGTTCTTTGTGGTGCGCGGCATGTTCCGCGGTTTGTTCAAGGAAATCGCGTCTACCGTGGGTGTTGTTGCCGCCTATTATGTGGCCAGCAACCACAACGAGATTTTTGTTCCGTTTTTCCAGGTTTGGTTCAAAAGTCCGGGGCTGCTGCACTTCCTGGCGTACGTGTCCATGTTCGTGGCTGTTATGTTTGGCGTGATGTTTGTGGCCTGGCTGCTGGCGCGCATGCTGCGCATTACTCCCGTGTTCTGGGTGGACGTTCCCGGTGGCATGGCCGTGGGCTTCGTCAAGGCCTGGTTGGTCTGTGCGGTGGCACTTGTCGGTATTACCTCGTTCATGCCTGATGCCGAGTTCGTGAAGACATCCAAAGTGGTACCCTACTTGAATAATGGAGCGGATTTTCTGGCCAAGTATATGCCGGATAATATGAAGGACTTTGACCCATCGATCCTGCGTGAGAAGATGGAAGCGGAAAAGAAGGAGGCCATGGAAAAATTCATGTCGGGCGGAAAGGGTTCCGACGACAAGGATGGAGCCATGAGCGAGAAATCACAGGAAATGCTTCAGAAGATGAGCAAGTCCATTAAAGAAATGATGTCCAAAGACAAAGAGTAGTATGACAGATACAAAAGATGATGTGTCCGTAAAGGACCATGGCGAGGCGCTTTCCGAACTGATGGAAGTCATTGCCTCGCTGCTTGGCCCCGGGGGCTGTCCCTGGGATCAGAAACAGACTCCCCAGACCATGACCGACTATGTGATCGAGGAGGCCTTTGAACTGGTGGAGGCCATTCGCGCCGACGCCCCGGAGTTTGGGACGGAGGCGACCCGCTCCGAGGTCAAGGAAGAGCTGGGGGACGTGGCCTTTCTGCTGCTGTTCCTGGCGACCCTGTACGAGCGTGAAGGATCCTTCAATCTTTCGGAATCCCTGCGCTACAGCGCGGCCAAGATGATCCGCCGCCATCCGCATGTGTTCGGTGACTTGAAGCTCAAGAATCAGGAGGAGCTGCTCTCCAACTGGGAGAAGATCAAGCGCAACGAGAACACCGAGGACGACGAAGCCCCCAAGCGGGTCTACGGCAGCCTGCCCAAGGGCCTGCCGCCCATGCTCAAGGCCTATCGCATCAACTCCAAGGCCGCACGCGCCGGATTTACTTGGGAAACCGACGACGATCAGGCCGGACAGCTGACCAGCGAATGGAAGGAATGGGAAGAGGCCAAAGCCTCGGGCGATCAGGCGCGTATGGAAGAGGAGTTCGGCGACTATCTGTTTACCTTGATTGAATATGGCCGTCGCCACGGCATCAAGGCC is part of the Desulfovibrio ferrophilus genome and harbors:
- a CDS encoding AraC family transcriptional regulator translates to MTKQTQGSYQERLNRVLDHMERHLDDDLALDELAAVACFSPYHFHRIFSGMVGEGVKAHLRRLRLERAANRLTFTELPVTDIALNAGYDSPEAFSRAFRNLFELSPVRYRELALAGGLPPASGRSSVALCRACELIQEGKLTMEATIKELPELNVAYVRHVGPYEMCESAWEAVCGWAAPKGLLGPNTAIVGLCHDDPEITPPEKIRYDACLTVPEGVQAEGSVGVKTIGGGRYAVTVHKGPYANLHATYAWLCGVWVVENGHELASEPSLEFYLNNPEQTPPEELRTEVHVRLA
- the bioB gene encoding biotin synthase BioB; amino-acid sequence: MSEFFQNLAERILGGTPLSDQEAYDLGKRVSSAQGDDLSALAAAALRLKESHFPGVMSLCSIVNAKSGRCSENCKFCAQSSHHDTQCDEYPFIDVDKILAAARAMREAGASRFAVVTSGKGLTGDDFEQLLKAINGIRTLGLAADASVGILHPEQLQAMKAAGLQAYHHNLETARSFFPEVCTTHAYDEDVATVRAAMEADLYVCCGGLFGLGENWDHRVELALELRSLGVDSIPVNFLTPIPGTPYGKRDIMLPEEAIRIVALLRFILPQQHIRICGGRPAVFGSRKAEALTCGASGLMIGDYLTTRGEAAASDLDDLKRLGLKPE
- a CDS encoding helix-hairpin-helix domain-containing protein — encoded protein: MSKTESIRNLKRIPGVGPSLSEDLYRLGFTSVSALADQDPQAMYDRLMELEGCHVDRCVLYVFRCAVYFASETQHDPARLKWWNWKDQS
- a CDS encoding ABC transporter ATP-binding protein, whose amino-acid sequence is METFISIRNLKKHYPVSGGVMGIDKAVVHAVDGVNLDVMRGETLGLVGESGCGKSTLARLLLRLERPTSGSITLEGMDIWNAPGEFLRSYPKNIQMVFQDPFSSLNPRRNIGATIGEPLKIHGMPAAERKERVLELLSWVGLRPEQVTRYPHEFSGGQRQRVAIARALALNPDCVVCDEPVSALDVSIQAQVVNLLGELQNKLGLTYVFISHDLAVVGHISDRVVVMYLGKLMELANSEDLFREPLHPYTKALMGAIPKPDPQGERIQLHVQGDPPSPINPPGGCPFHPRCPEAMPACSTQPPQWKEVRPEHFTACHLY
- a CDS encoding substrate-binding periplasmic protein, producing the protein MIKRLACIYLFSFVILMSMAAGAQDLHVVTEDYAPYNYSENGEIVGFSTEVLRAILKRAEVGYQIEMLPWARAYRIAQGAKGVLIYSMARTPERENQFHWVGPLAPRSVHLFRLATRRDIAPKTDAELTGYRMGVVRADATEALALGWGFVPDKNLMVAKDIAQLLRLLDAGRIDVVPANPLMFQHDLKRDGRNAADYPSCYSVNFDDGYYLGISRGSNPRLIERIRKAFDALSKEGVLDQIRSRYEGLMFK
- a CDS encoding PolC-type DNA polymerase III, whose amino-acid sequence is MIAAATTPSFIDRALGLFRHPPENPVLRENAEYFSDFDQDRPLADYEFCVVDTELTGLSSRTDEIVSIGAVRIKNLSITANSYYSLVAPKGELPKLSTMIHRITPEMLKDAPRLRTIFPEFMNFCGHSLIVGHNIGLDMSFLNRAGTDILGGKLSTPCIDTMRLSQIYQQELWENYYDQFDGQVSYQLYDLSNRYGLPSFNQHNALYDAMQTAYLFLFLVKKLRSGGIKTLRDLYLAGRSWRWYF
- a CDS encoding putative nucleotidyltransferase substrate binding domain-containing protein; protein product: MVNSSDVFTAQAAELVPFLEKTLPFSDLPEAELNALASECAIDFYPKGTRLLTQNETIIEDVLVVRSGAIKLTLIQDQGEEKPIDYRGEGQAVGALGAIRDAPASLSAETIEDTFCFKIPAVLFRKVVAAHPALAQYYLHSFSESYIAKAFSELRRQHADLCATSPLYLFASRVGDIVKRAPMMIANGRSIREAAQIMNNKNIGSLLVTDPSGEATGIVTDKDLRRAVAEGESTDAPVEFIMSSPLATVPHREPCFDALLKMMSAQIHHLAVTRHGEVQGMITSHDIMLIQGRSPVSLFREIMTVRDIAGLYPLSQKVPVTVGSLIEEGAKAGNITRMITVMNDLILEKLLNMLQDEMGPPPVPFCWILMGSEGRKEQTFHTDQDNALVYRDPVGEDEARAAKDYFARFTEAAIAHLVQCGYPLCPGEMMASNPKWRQPFTICRDYFERMILRPEPAEVLNATIFFDFRPGYGQLSLGQSLRKHVTLHAARESVFLRYLAKDCMTARTPLSFFRGFIVEKNGEHKDRLDLKKSGLVPFVDFGRLFALKHKITETNTLDRLELLKERGHVAPDLIVEAVEAYEFLMQLRLVHQMTQINNGQQPDNHVNPADLSDLEKQTLKEAFGVIGGLQSFTKDVFRLNVG